CGTATGAAACTATAAAGAAAATAGATTTAAAAGATCACGAACACTATAAGGCAAGAGTAGAAGAAATATTACTTAATAAACAGTTCGAAGAATTAAGTAAACAAGCAAAAAAACTTACCCAATCTTTAAGTGCTATTGTAAAAGATTTACTTTCTCCGGGTATGCCTAGGAAATTTAATGGAGAAGTTGCTAAACCGAAATTGAAGAGAGTAATTCAGAGCCTATACGTTGCCTTCCATAGAACCGGTTTAATAAAATATATTGAAAACGAATTTAAAAAAGTCGAATATAGACCGATGTTAAATAATTATGTTGCTGTGAGAGAAGTATTTCCTTTCTCTAAAAAAAATAGAGTACATATTGAAAGAATATCTAAGAGCGATGTAGAGAAAAGTTTTTTGTATACAGTAGAAGCATTTTCAAGTTTTCTAGAATTTATCAATCAACTTATTTACGAATCTCATTTAAATTTAATTTCCATTAATAGCAGAGATGAATTTTTGAATCTTCGCACTGCAAAGTTTAATAGAATGGAAGTTTATAAACTGAATGGAAAATCATCGGATTTTGAATTCAAAGAAGGTTCATTAATAAAATTAGAAGATAACGGCAAAATATATTTTGGGATTATGTATAAAAGGATTACATCTTTTTCTAAGAATTCTGTTATTGTTACTGGGTACCTTTATCCAAACTGTGACTTGAATATTTTCAAATATTAGTCTTCTCTACCTTCACAATCTAGTTTCATTTTAAAGTTGTACAGAATGATCAACTCCTTATTGTAAATGCAAGTATTAGGAGATAATCCTTATTGAGACCCTCAATAATTATGTGTAAATAAGCAAATACTTTTCTTATATGTATGTTCATTAAGCCTGCTTGAACATCTTGACCAGTTCTGCACGAGCTTGATCGAATCCGATATAGCAGCGGGTGGAGAAGTTCTGGTTATAGATTTCGAACTGAGAAATCAGTAAGCGGTCTAAGGAATCTTCGTTCGGGAATTGCTTCGTGCGCTTGCTATATTTCTTCACTTTTTTGTTGAATGACTCGATTAGGTTGGTTGAATAGATGCTTCGACAAATGGATTTGAGAAAGTCGTAAAAGGTGAAAATAAAGGGATTCGCTTCCAACGATTTCGTCACTTTAGGATAAGCGGTTTTCCATTTCTGTGCAAAGGCTTTCAGTCCCTCTTCGCCCAGTTTTCGGCGCTCTGCCTGGTACACCGATTTGAAGTCATAGCAAATCTCCTTCCGGTCCGTGTCACGGACTTTATGGGAAATGCCACGCGACAGATGGACGTAGCACGCCTGATACTTGGCTTCTGGAAAGACCGCGAAGATGCGTGATCGCTGATGCCTTTCAAGCCGTCGGAGATAAACAGCAGTACCTCTTCGATGCCCCGTTCTTTCAAGTCCTGGAGAACTTCTTCCCAAACGAATGCCGATTCCGTGGGTGCGACTGTATAGGCAAGCACTTCTTTCGAACCGTCCCCCGTGATGCCGACCGCAATATAGACGGCTTCTTTGAAGACGGTGTCGCGCTTGAGTAAAATATAGGTCGCATTCAAAAATAGACGCAGGCCTAACGTGCTTCCAGTAGGTGTGTTTTGAACGCCTTCAACTGTTCGCTCATCGCTTTTTTGGTCATATTGGAAACGGTTTGTGGTGTTTAGTAATGGCTGCACATCTTCTCGACCAGATCTGAGATTTCGAACACCGTCACGCCTTTTTGGAAGATGTGGATGACAAAGGACTCCAGCGTATCGTTCGAGCACTTGTATGGAGCAACCGTCTGTGGGTTGAATTCGCCATTTCGGTCCAGTGGGATCGACAAAGTTAAATCTCCGTACTCCGTATGGAGTGTCCCCGTGTAAATGCCATTCTGCGAATTCCCAAATTGAAACCGATGCGGTCGTATTTCTCTTAATTCAGAAAAGCGGTCAGTCCGGTTTGGAGAAGCGTATCGACCACCGCTTCCAGAT
This is a stretch of genomic DNA from Planococcus maritimus. It encodes these proteins:
- a CDS encoding transposase; translation: MSIPLDRNGEFNPQTVAPYKCSNDTLESFVIHIFQKGVTVFEISDLVEKMCSHY